In a single window of the Blastopirellula retiformator genome:
- a CDS encoding DEAD/DEAH box helicase — protein sequence MAHEPFPQVRFRGKLRPSQHDAVDIARKSLDAGERQLYVVAPPGSGKTVLGLYLWAECVQRPALVLSPNSAIQMQWAARTDLFDRTPPAGELASTDPQTPGLLTSLTYQSVTLPRRGDDGLDDAAFDLWQNRLIEKDAARDPDEARIWIRDLKKHNRDYYDRRLSAYRKAIRDEASQRGETLEMLHRSSLATLDRLKTQQIGLIILDECHHLVGHWGRVLADAAAMFNDPVILGLTATPPDVDNKSPQDFERYTTFFGPIDYDVPVPAVVKDGFLAPYQDLAYFVRPSEAELRYVASADDLLHEIVDLACVARHGDAPLAAAQPAEPAKPNPPIASEGEVEAPITLLDLSDLQVIGSSEAAYSEEPDEEPTVVTDPVAEPTVEADTIPNAPRVAPLPTWLFNSLAERKHAAQTFNTWSAFERRDPEFALAARIFLQMRDRALPPDVPPAQWDPTAEAPEMAILVPVLDRYVRHALRRSPNEEDHKLGRDVIARLRMLGVQITETGSQACASPVGRVLAYSRAKAQAVIPILHAEMKTLGDSIRAIVVADYEKTAAAMPETADLLDDEAGGAVAAFRTLLSDEQTDRLQPILVTGSSVLIDDDLQARFDHVAHNWLQKEGFQVKLDYGEEKGFCVVRGQGADWSPRVYIEMITELFQQGVARCLVGTRGLLGEGWDANKINVLIDLTTVTTSMSVRQLRGRSFRLDPTVPEKVANNWDVVCIAPEFSKGLDDYARFRKKHDNIFGVTDDGEIEKGVGHVHAALTNLRPELLEDSIRLLNGDMLARAAMRPTAREHWKIGEPYHGEPRSTLEVKLDREERENGGFPPFKSKGEVWSDDSLVMSIGTAILSALAETKQIARSARPHVKSRAGGYVRMFLENASEEDSQLFAVSLREALGPLHRPRYVIPRKLRFSRPTFWSKLLPEFLGQYLEQKQDEMVMLHAVPTALAKKKEVAEIYEKYWNQFVSPGQALYALRGEGEDLRIRAEKKGLTPRGTYHEKEVFS from the coding sequence ATGGCCCACGAACCGTTCCCGCAAGTTCGCTTTCGCGGAAAATTGCGCCCTTCCCAGCACGATGCGGTCGACATCGCCCGCAAAAGCCTCGACGCCGGCGAGCGCCAGTTGTATGTGGTCGCCCCCCCCGGTTCCGGCAAAACGGTCCTGGGCCTCTATCTGTGGGCCGAATGCGTGCAGCGGCCAGCACTGGTCCTCTCTCCCAACTCGGCCATTCAAATGCAATGGGCGGCGCGGACCGACCTGTTTGATCGGACGCCCCCCGCCGGCGAACTGGCCAGCACCGATCCACAGACGCCCGGCCTGCTCACCTCGCTGACCTACCAATCGGTCACCTTGCCGCGGCGTGGCGACGACGGACTCGACGACGCCGCCTTCGACCTTTGGCAAAATCGATTGATCGAGAAAGATGCGGCTCGCGATCCCGATGAGGCCCGCATCTGGATCCGCGATCTGAAAAAGCACAATCGCGACTACTACGACCGACGTCTCTCGGCTTACCGCAAAGCGATCCGGGACGAAGCCAGCCAGCGAGGCGAAACGCTGGAGATGCTCCATCGCTCGTCGCTGGCGACCCTCGATCGTTTGAAAACGCAACAGATCGGGCTGATCATCCTCGACGAATGCCATCATCTGGTCGGCCATTGGGGACGCGTATTGGCCGACGCCGCGGCGATGTTCAACGATCCGGTGATCCTTGGCCTGACGGCGACTCCGCCCGATGTCGACAACAAATCGCCGCAAGACTTCGAGCGGTATACCACCTTCTTCGGCCCGATCGACTACGACGTTCCGGTTCCGGCGGTCGTCAAAGATGGCTTCCTGGCGCCCTATCAAGACTTGGCTTACTTCGTCCGTCCCAGTGAAGCTGAACTGCGGTATGTCGCCAGCGCCGATGATCTGCTGCATGAGATCGTTGACCTCGCCTGCGTTGCTCGCCATGGAGACGCTCCGCTCGCTGCCGCGCAACCAGCCGAGCCAGCGAAGCCAAATCCGCCGATCGCCAGCGAGGGAGAGGTCGAGGCGCCGATCACGCTGCTCGATCTGTCCGACCTACAGGTAATTGGTTCGTCCGAAGCGGCCTACTCGGAAGAGCCCGACGAAGAGCCGACCGTTGTCACCGATCCGGTGGCGGAACCGACCGTAGAAGCGGACACGATTCCGAACGCGCCGCGGGTCGCTCCGTTGCCGACGTGGCTCTTCAACAGCCTGGCCGAGCGAAAGCATGCGGCGCAGACGTTCAACACCTGGTCGGCGTTTGAGCGTCGCGATCCCGAGTTCGCGCTAGCGGCCCGAATCTTTCTACAGATGCGAGATCGGGCGCTGCCGCCTGACGTGCCGCCGGCGCAGTGGGACCCGACGGCCGAAGCGCCCGAGATGGCGATTCTGGTGCCGGTTCTGGATCGCTATGTCCGCCACGCCCTGCGGCGGTCTCCCAACGAAGAAGACCACAAGCTCGGCCGCGACGTCATCGCCCGGCTGCGGATGCTGGGAGTGCAAATCACCGAAACCGGTTCGCAGGCCTGCGCTTCGCCGGTCGGTCGCGTGCTGGCCTATTCGCGTGCCAAAGCGCAAGCGGTGATTCCGATCTTGCATGCCGAGATGAAAACGCTCGGCGATTCGATCCGGGCCATCGTCGTCGCCGACTACGAGAAAACGGCCGCCGCCATGCCGGAAACCGCCGACTTGCTCGACGATGAAGCGGGAGGCGCCGTCGCTGCGTTTCGCACCTTACTCTCCGACGAACAAACCGACCGTTTGCAGCCGATCCTGGTAACCGGATCAAGCGTCTTGATCGATGACGACCTGCAGGCGCGGTTCGATCACGTGGCGCACAACTGGCTGCAGAAAGAAGGCTTTCAGGTCAAACTCGACTACGGCGAAGAGAAAGGTTTTTGCGTCGTCCGCGGTCAAGGCGCCGACTGGTCGCCGCGGGTTTACATTGAAATGATCACCGAGCTATTTCAGCAAGGAGTCGCCCGCTGCCTGGTCGGCACGCGGGGCCTGTTGGGCGAAGGTTGGGACGCCAACAAGATCAACGTCTTGATCGACCTGACGACCGTCACGACCAGCATGTCCGTTCGTCAGCTCCGCGGGCGATCGTTCCGGCTCGATCCGACCGTACCAGAAAAGGTCGCCAACAACTGGGACGTCGTCTGCATCGCGCCGGAGTTTAGCAAGGGCCTGGACGACTACGCCCGCTTCCGTAAGAAACATGACAACATTTTTGGCGTCACCGACGACGGCGAGATCGAAAAAGGGGTCGGTCACGTTCACGCGGCGCTGACCAACCTGCGGCCCGAGCTATTGGAAGATTCGATCCGCCTGCTCAATGGCGATATGCTGGCCCGCGCTGCCATGCGGCCGACGGCGCGTGAACATTGGAAGATCGGCGAGCCGTATCATGGCGAGCCGCGATCGACGCTGGAAGTGAAGCTCGATCGCGAAGAACGCGAAAACGGCGGCTTCCCTCCGTTCAAATCGAAAGGGGAAGTCTGGAGCGACGACTCGCTGGTGATGAGCATCGGCACCGCGATTCTGTCTGCCCTGGCCGAAACGAAACAGATCGCCCGCTCGGCTCGCCCCCACGTCAAATCGCGAGCCGGCGGCTATGTCCGGATGTTTTTGGAAAACGCGTCGGAAGAAGATAGCCAACTGTTCGCCGTTTCGCTGCGCGAGGCGCTCGGTCCCCTGCATCGCCCGCGGTACGTAATCCCCCGCAAGCTCCGCTTCTCGCGGCCGACGTTCTGGTCGAAACTGCTGCCCGAGTTCCTGGGCCAATATCTCGAACAAAAACAAGACGAGATGGTCATGCTGCACGCAGTGCCAACCGCGCTGGCAAAAAAGAAAGAAGTCGCCGAGATCTACGAAAAGTATTGGAACCAATTCGTCAGCCCCGGCCAGGCGCTCTACGCACTGCGCGGCGAAGGAGAAGATCTACGGATCCGAGCCGAAAAGAAAGGCCTCACTCCCCGCGGCACTTATCACGAGAAGGAAGTCTTTTCGTAG
- a CDS encoding NHL repeat-containing protein: protein MSSPTRRQFLQSTAAAATVAATPLFLRAENKSGSNPLRVGSGEYVYECQHYWGELPSSIQWGATHDVAIDKSGLIYITHQNGGPTVMDAIVVFDADGKYVRSFGREFHGGGHGLDLRAEDGQEFLFLSDVRNHQIAKLDLNGEVVWKKGFPEAAGKYDNPGKYTPTNIALAPDGGFYVGDGYGQSYVHQYDADANWVRSFGGRGAKPGLLNCPHGLYVDTRPGREPSLCVTDRANNRLQYFTLDGEHLGYVDNLVYPSSLDVRGEVLLVGELDSRLTLLDKDNKVITYLDDDAEWRDKVNANGRRIRSQRDKWVDGKFVHPHGATFDADGNIYLAEWVVGGRVSLLKKVG, encoded by the coding sequence ATGTCTTCACCGACTCGACGTCAATTTCTTCAATCGACTGCCGCTGCTGCTACAGTTGCGGCGACTCCGCTGTTCCTGCGTGCCGAAAACAAGTCGGGATCGAACCCGCTGCGCGTCGGTTCGGGCGAATACGTTTACGAGTGCCAACATTACTGGGGCGAGCTTCCCAGCAGCATTCAATGGGGGGCGACGCACGATGTGGCGATCGACAAGAGCGGCCTCATCTATATCACCCATCAAAACGGCGGTCCGACGGTGATGGACGCGATCGTCGTGTTCGACGCCGATGGCAAGTATGTCCGTTCGTTCGGCAGAGAATTCCACGGCGGCGGTCATGGCCTCGACCTGCGTGCCGAAGACGGCCAGGAATTCCTTTTCCTGAGCGACGTGCGGAACCACCAGATCGCCAAGCTTGATCTAAATGGCGAAGTTGTCTGGAAGAAGGGTTTTCCGGAAGCGGCCGGCAAGTACGACAACCCGGGCAAGTACACCCCAACTAATATCGCCCTGGCGCCGGATGGCGGTTTTTATGTCGGCGACGGTTATGGCCAAAGCTATGTGCATCAGTACGACGCCGACGCCAACTGGGTACGCAGCTTTGGCGGCCGCGGCGCGAAGCCGGGTCTGCTGAATTGCCCGCACGGTCTGTACGTCGATACGCGACCAGGCCGCGAGCCTTCGCTGTGCGTGACCGATCGCGCCAACAATCGCCTACAGTACTTCACGCTCGATGGCGAGCATCTCGGCTACGTCGACAACCTGGTCTACCCGTCGTCGCTCGACGTGCGGGGCGAAGTCTTGCTGGTCGGCGAACTCGATTCGCGGCTGACGCTGCTCGACAAAGACAACAAGGTCATTACTTACTTGGATGACGACGCCGAGTGGCGGGACAAGGTGAACGCCAATGGTCGCCGCATTCGCTCGCAACGCGACAAGTGGGTCGACGGCAAGTTCGTTCACCCGCACGGCGCCACGTTTGACGCGGATGGCAACATCTACCTGGCCGAATGGGTCGTCGGCGGGCGAGTCTCGCTGCTGAAGAAGGTGGGCTAA
- a CDS encoding TadE/TadG family type IV pilus assembly protein: MPSVRKVRPADRRGATIVETAMVLPVFFLFVFAIMEFGHATMVSNVMKNSCRNAARWGAASGATTEEVTNYARNQMKSAVNSDRVTIQVKDASFFDDGGDLPADNDDWASLPDIELSDAESRQMFLVRATVRYGDVTIIPQPWLADVVLGGQSITRHE; the protein is encoded by the coding sequence ATGCCTTCAGTACGTAAAGTACGACCTGCGGATCGTCGCGGCGCGACGATCGTCGAAACCGCCATGGTGTTGCCGGTATTTTTCCTGTTCGTATTCGCGATCATGGAATTCGGCCACGCGACGATGGTATCGAATGTGATGAAGAATTCCTGCCGAAACGCGGCGCGCTGGGGGGCGGCAAGCGGAGCGACGACCGAAGAAGTAACCAACTACGCTCGCAATCAGATGAAGTCGGCGGTCAACTCCGATCGAGTAACCATCCAGGTGAAAGACGCGAGCTTTTTTGACGATGGCGGCGATCTGCCTGCCGACAACGATGACTGGGCCTCTCTGCCTGACATCGAACTCTCTGACGCTGAATCGCGACAGATGTTTCTGGTTCGCGCTACCGTACGCTATGGCGACGTAACGATCATCCCGCAGCCTTGGCTCGCCGACGTAGTACTGGGCGGCCAATCGATCACGCGGCACGAATAG
- a CDS encoding TadE/TadG family type IV pilus assembly protein has translation MPRHNRKRVETRRGTATVEFAVVAPLFLLLTLGLLQGSKLFDSHSVMAQAARDGARLGAMDRADWVSQGINSNDKIKQDVRNTLAAAGFDPEDVDVFIEFPGEPGNDFDLDDPANDFELFELRIEVPLNPLVETHNDNENQLKMVSKVVFRNSKSTIVQ, from the coding sequence ATGCCACGCCACAATCGAAAACGAGTCGAAACCCGCCGCGGAACGGCAACTGTCGAGTTCGCCGTTGTCGCGCCGCTGTTTTTGCTGCTGACGCTCGGCTTGCTGCAAGGGAGCAAGTTGTTCGACTCGCATTCGGTGATGGCGCAAGCCGCTCGCGATGGAGCTCGGTTGGGGGCGATGGATCGCGCCGATTGGGTTTCGCAAGGCATCAATTCGAACGACAAGATCAAGCAAGATGTGCGTAATACGTTGGCGGCGGCCGGATTTGATCCTGAAGACGTCGACGTCTTTATTGAGTTTCCCGGCGAACCTGGCAATGACTTCGACCTGGACGACCCGGCCAACGATTTCGAGCTGTTTGAGCTGCGAATCGAGGTGCCGCTGAATCCGCTGGTCGAAACGCACAACGACAACGAAAACCAACTCAAGATGGTGAGCAAGGTCGTATTTCGCAATAGCAAGAGCACGATCGTACAGTGA
- a CDS encoding VWA domain-containing protein, with translation MPSFASMGRNRRAARKGVFVVLAAVVMVMLFGFISFGIDTGLISLEQSKMQNGVDAAALAASQEITSAVAQAGDEGSDPNSISIFYAKQMAVDVAAANGVYLNPDRDIVFGKRSFDPDSGEWNYNWNEGPYNVVKVEAHRDQENLSAPDGRVPLAFGWAVGVPSVPLVTSATSFVEARDMVVVLDFSGSMNDDSQFKAIDRLGVDSVTDNLADIFTSMNPNAGNLPVDPTYLTVVGAPPTKGCMPQIQVTFKGTEIYVESSKDLSNVVVQFSNGSKYKFDNLNQGRTGTFSYYNRVITRCWVKSGCNDSGEGRGYGERFDDTNEAVRVAFGLDDVPYPYASGSWNDYINYCRNDRDVRDAGYRNMYGGVTLANYWLAKRYNSWKTQDLWKAPHYPFHAVKNGFSLFLTFLDDLDFGDEVGIVSYDESSRVEHTLNEHGEYATLGGNNISDDYDTLDLIQRHKQAGHYGSYTGMGYGVNEASQLLTDHARHGARPTMVLMTDGQANRYPGGWSLPYGWDWADYTDMDGDGVADYSTNDRSKQYAFYEAIQAHKKDVTIHTMSVGLGADRGLMTAIAFACGGIHIAVPGGATVAEMESQLLDAFAQIAAKVPPPQLVYEIETN, from the coding sequence ATGCCAAGTTTCGCATCAATGGGGAGAAATCGCCGAGCGGCTCGTAAGGGCGTGTTCGTCGTGCTGGCCGCCGTCGTGATGGTCATGCTGTTTGGGTTCATTTCGTTCGGGATCGACACCGGTCTGATTTCGCTCGAACAATCGAAAATGCAAAACGGCGTAGACGCCGCGGCGCTGGCCGCCTCGCAGGAGATCACTTCGGCGGTCGCACAAGCCGGCGACGAGGGGAGCGATCCCAACTCGATTTCGATCTTCTACGCCAAACAGATGGCGGTCGACGTGGCCGCGGCGAACGGCGTTTATCTAAACCCCGACCGCGACATCGTCTTCGGCAAACGCTCGTTTGATCCCGACAGCGGCGAATGGAATTACAACTGGAACGAAGGGCCCTACAACGTAGTAAAGGTCGAGGCGCATCGCGATCAAGAAAACCTGTCGGCGCCTGACGGCCGCGTGCCGCTGGCGTTTGGCTGGGCGGTCGGCGTTCCTTCGGTGCCGCTGGTCACTTCGGCGACCAGCTTTGTCGAAGCCCGCGACATGGTGGTGGTGCTCGACTTCTCCGGCTCGATGAACGACGACAGCCAGTTCAAAGCGATCGACCGCCTAGGCGTCGACTCGGTGACCGACAACCTGGCCGATATTTTCACCTCGATGAATCCCAACGCTGGCAACTTGCCGGTCGATCCCACTTATCTGACGGTGGTGGGGGCTCCGCCGACGAAAGGTTGCATGCCGCAAATTCAGGTCACCTTTAAAGGGACCGAGATCTACGTCGAATCGAGCAAGGACCTGTCGAACGTCGTCGTGCAGTTCAGCAACGGCAGCAAGTACAAGTTCGACAATCTGAACCAAGGTCGGACTGGCACGTTTAGCTATTACAACCGCGTCATCACCCGCTGCTGGGTCAAGTCGGGCTGCAACGACAGCGGCGAAGGCCGGGGCTATGGCGAACGGTTTGACGACACCAACGAGGCAGTGCGTGTGGCCTTCGGACTGGACGACGTTCCGTATCCGTACGCTTCGGGCAGTTGGAACGACTACATCAACTACTGCCGCAACGATCGCGACGTGCGCGATGCCGGCTATCGCAACATGTATGGCGGCGTCACGCTGGCCAACTACTGGCTCGCGAAGCGATACAACTCGTGGAAGACGCAGGACCTGTGGAAGGCGCCGCACTATCCGTTCCATGCGGTGAAGAACGGCTTTTCGCTCTTCCTGACCTTTTTGGACGACCTCGACTTTGGAGACGAAGTCGGTATCGTCTCGTACGACGAATCGTCGCGCGTTGAGCATACGCTGAATGAGCATGGCGAATACGCGACCCTGGGCGGCAACAACATCAGCGACGACTACGACACGCTCGACCTGATCCAGCGGCATAAACAAGCTGGCCACTACGGCTCTTATACCGGCATGGGATACGGCGTGAACGAAGCGAGTCAGTTGCTGACCGATCACGCGCGGCATGGGGCCCGCCCAACGATGGTGCTGATGACCGACGGCCAGGCGAACCGCTATCCCGGCGGATGGAGCTTGCCGTACGGCTGGGACTGGGCCGACTATACCGACATGGACGGAGACGGCGTCGCCGACTACTCGACCAACGATCGATCGAAGCAGTACGCCTTTTACGAAGCGATCCAGGCTCATAAGAAAGATGTGACGATTCACACGATGA